One genomic segment of Hypomesus transpacificus isolate Combined female chromosome 5, fHypTra1, whole genome shotgun sequence includes these proteins:
- the LOC124468315 gene encoding zinc finger MYM-type protein 3-like isoform X4, whose translation MDPSRLTGSLNSFQMANDEDLCLDLLSTDAVVGDPLSMESGINLLSAQVAMVPLPVEPGTGLLSTHAGVNSLSTDAEMDQLSSHADLDPLSTEAGMGLLSLQAGVSILTAHADMDLLSSHSNMEPLTDLGAPASVGGLPETNSAGTGDYCMEREARGGPVLTQSERERLKTQDSLSILGDPDSLELSKAQVEEFYSHKHPEPSGPSTSFSEDKCQWFSEAMSDKVDPDRDRLQGSQEARVGAVRGKETGEALKQSDSVSQTSTLNTPCGTSQFENGTGKEHAFSELEMEVDGVRRVSSPDEPIVITDVRALPVSELYGQEDVNMASGGELPEGHAGANDTTVIEDSPTLHKRPGVASQDSSNDAVQLVEDDAPGDVVEVSKDVTSDRPTGLRRSSRTVKPVLPSAPPAPARPLASQPPGSARMLPHKPPTEQSELSSFTCANCSESLKSGQTAYQRRGLPQLFCSSVCLSSFGRKPPRKNPCAHCRSDMTNNKNSTIAQIGQSFHEFCSGACLAQYEARAQETPPHDPAPLSRRCSVCSRAREIIHEVSTGNVVHHLCSNACFNTFRASKGLKTNCCDACGTYINMSACRPEYLLHDGVQRRFCNSSCVKLYKMKNTKVLSCQWCKTLGQKFEMLSNVDAGGNIQHFCSTCCITSYKVKTSVNAVPQYPCVFCKRSLREPAYFCKENKTVYAFCSPGCWIKFQSHNPDGVIHLNCQSCHDMFTWKPEVLEWQNSMYQFCSKDCSRAYKGLHGVITSCAQCKQEKVLHKKMMFSGVEKAFCSNACGVLYKQDVTRRLGAMSVDCSYCSQTCVPTVTDEQGDKKWAFCALDCKRKYLRLHLNMSFCHLCQRQGKLHENLLWKGDLKHFCNHQCLLYFCSQHNQPNPQGLSQGPKSPPAATRKSESQAPAKLRSTSRPESAAVSSLAPSPTSQKNKSSMCKPMVETIAITCKPETKTQSCQTDDYLLAPPLVLPIPVPVYVPLPLQMYCQSTPITLAWPLPLPVPVFLPSTLDQIMETIKELKLSLPYQPPGADVTAEGEAEAQGEAKGEADITSEAEDEADITSEAEDKAEGKAEGKAEGKAEGKAEGKAEGKADITSEAEDEAEDEADITSEAEDEAEGKADITSEAEGKADITSEAEDEAEDKADITSEAEDEGEDEAQGEAEGEAGPCLNPSGGSRDAEQEEEPVPAPQALLTSDLDVEDMVSEPGSADPLLTGPQGGHAGSDGGAVELPSGTPEESPTVVALKGSKRQAMSGVVVRDPLDSQAPGPGLDSSCGVQAWRAWVETQRSGGGHRKENPVDLQEDLLSCSPSELNQGLSQFVQDVVSPRGPCFQPPSVFYLCLGIQQFLLENSRMVNIFTDQVYSSFARQLDGVLSGWVPLLNTDGDPVSRVVEEHLWECKQLGVYSPFVLLNTLMFFNTKFFHLRTVEQHLQLSFDNVVRRTKKGPTAKLASVCYRPRTRYKKHTSREYTLGKRKREDEEELEQEENRMNPLRCPVKFFEFYLSKCPNGVLSSSTSIYLLPERTCTIDSDLWYSETPMSRGMLGVLLNRILAVRDISGEPSGQHNTD comes from the exons ATGGATCCCTCGAGGCTGACAGGATCGCTGAACTCTTTTCAGATGGCAAATGACGAGGATTTATGCCTAGACCTGCTATCTACGGACGCAGTTGTTGGGGACCCTCTGTCTATGGAATCCGGGATTAATTTGCTGTCTGCACAGGTCGCTATGGTGCCTCTGCCTGTAGAACCTGGTACGGGCCTTCTCTCTACACACGCCGGGGTGAACTCCTTGTCTACCGACGCTGAGATGGACCAACTGTCCTCGCACGCGGACTTGGACCCTCTTTCTACTGAAGCGGGAATGGGCCTTTTATCGTTACAGGCAGGTGTTAGCATTCTGACCGCTCACGCCGATATGGACCTCCTGAGTTCGCATTCTAATATGGAACCTCTAACGGATCTGGGTGCACCCGCTAGTGTCGGTGGTCTGCCGGAGACTAACTCGGCGGGAACCGGGGACTATTGTATGGAGCGTGAGGCCCGTGGTGGGCCGGTCCTGACCCAgtcggagagggagaggctgaaaACGCAGGATAGCTTGAGCATCTTGGGAGATCCAGACTCCCTGGAGCTTTCCAAGGCGCAGGTGGAGGAGTTCTACAGCCACAAGCATCCAGAGCCTTCAGGTCCATCCACCAGCTTCAGTGAGGATAAGTGCCAGTGGTTTTCTGAGGCTATGTCAGACAAGGTAGACCCTGATAGAGATAGACTACAGGGGTCTCAGGAAGCCAGAGTCGGTGCTGTCCGTGGGAAAGAGACCGGCGAGGCGCTGAAGCAGAGCGATTCTGTTTCCCAAACTTCAACTTTAAACACGCCATGTGGAACGTCCCAGTTTGAAAacggcacagggaaggaacacGCTTTTTCAGAACTTGAAATGGAGGTGGACGGGGTCAGAAGAGTGTCCAGCCCAGACGAGCCCATCGTAATCACGGATGTGAGAGCCCTGCCGGTGAGCGAGCTGTACGGCCAGGAAGACGTGAACATGGCGAGCGGTGGGGAGCTACCAG AGGGCCATGCTGGTGCTAATGACACAACAGTCATTGAAGATTCTCCAACCCTGCATAAGAGGCCTGGAGTGGCAAGCCAGGACTCGTCTAACGATG CAGTGCAGCTGGTGGAAGACGATGCTCCAGGGGACGTAGTGGAAGTCTCGAAGGACGTGACCTCCGACCGGCCCACTGGCCTCCGTCGTTCCTCCAGGACGGTGAAGCCCGTCCTGCCCagcgcccccccagcccccgcccGCCCCCTCGCCAGCCAGCCCCCCGGCTCCGCCCGAATGCTGCCACACAAGCCTCCGACAGAGCAGTCTGAGCTGTCTTCCTTCACCTGTGCCAACTGCTCCGAGTCTCTGAAGAGCGGCCAGACAGCCTACCAGCGGCGGGGTCTGCCCCAGCTCTTCTGCAGCTCTGTGTGCCTGTCCTCCTTTGGCAGGAAACCCCCTCGGAAAAACCCCTGTGCTCACTGTCGAAG CGATATGACGAATAACAAGAACTCCACGATAGCGCAGATCGGCCAGTCCTTCCATGAGTTCTGCAGTGGCGCGTGCCTGGCCCAGTACGAGGCGCGGGCGCAGGAGACGCCCCCCCACGACCCTGCGCCCCTCTCCAGGAGGTGCAGCGTGTGTAGCCGGGCCCGGGAG ATCATCCACGAGGTTAGCACCGGGAACGTGGTGCATCATCTGTGCAGCAACGCCTGTTTCAACACCTTCCGGGCGTCCAAGGGGCTGAAGACCAACTGCTGCGATGCCTGTGGCACCTACATCAACATGTCGGCCTGCAGACCAGAGTACCTGCTCCACGACGGCGTACAGAGGAGGTTCTGCAACTCCTCCTGTGTCAAGCTCTACAAGATG AAGAACACCAAGGTGTTGTCGTGCCAGTGGTGTAAGACTCTTGGTCAGAAGTTTGAAATGCTGTCGAACGTGGACGCCGGTGGGAATATCCAACACTTCTGTTCCACCTGCTGTATCACGTCATACAAAGTGAAAACGTCTGTCAACGCAG TTCCTCAGTATCCTTGCGTCTTCTGCAAAAGATCTCTCCGTGAACCTGCGTACTTCTGCAAGGAAAACAAGACAGTATACGCATTCTGCAGCCCGGGGTGTTGGATCAAATTTCAG AGCCACAATCCAGATGGTGTCATCCATTTAAACTGCCAATCCTGCCACGACATGTTCACATGGAAACCAGAAGTCTTAGAATGGCAG AACTCCATGTATCAGTTCTGCAGCAAAGACTGCAGTAGGGCCTACAAGGGCCTGCACGGGGTGATCACGTCATGTGCGCAGTGCAAGCAGGAGAAAGTCCTACACAAGAAGATGATGTTTTCAGGGGTGGAGAAGGCTTTCTGCAGTAACG CCTGCGGCGTGCTGTACAAACAGGACGTCACCAGACGTCTGGGAGCTATGTCTGTGGACTGCTCCTACTGCTCCCAGACCTGTGTCCCCACGGTCACAGACGAACAAGGGGACAAGAAGTGGGCCTTCTGTGCCCTGGACTGCAAGAGGAAATACCTCCGCCTACACCTGAAC ATGTCGTTCTGCCACTTGTGTCAACGCCAAGGGAAACTCCATGAGAATCTGCTGTGGAAGGGCGACCTTAAACACTTCTGCAACCACCAGTGCCTGCTCTACTTCTGCAGCCAGCACAACCAGCCCAACCCTCAAG GACTTTCCCAAGGGCCCAAGTCCCCCCCTGCTGCTACCAGGAAAAGTGAA TCGCAGGCTCCTGCAAAGCTGAGGTCTACGTCCAGGCCTGAATCTGCAGCTGTTTCTTCCCTCGCTCCTTCCCCCACGTCCCAGAAGAACAAGTCGTCCATGTGCAAGCCCATGGTGGAAACCATCGCCATCACCTGTAAACCTGAGACCAAGACCCAGAGCTGCCAGACAG ATGACTACCTGCTGGCTCCGCCCCTAGTGTTGCCCATCCCAGTGCCTGTGTATGTTCCCCTGCCTCTGCAGATGTACTGTCAGTCCACTCCCATCACCCTGGCCTGGCCCCTGCCC ctcccggtGCCTGTGTTCCTACCCAGCACGCTGGACCAGATCATGGAGACCATCAAGGAACTCAAGCTCAGCCTGCCCTACCAGCCGCCTGGGGCTGACGTCACCGCTGAGGGCGAGGCTGAGGCTCAGGGAGAGGCTAAGGGCGAGGCTGACATCACCAGCGAGGCTGAGGATGAGGCTGATATCACCAGCGAGGCTGAAGACAAGGCTGAAGGCAAGGCTGAAGGCAAGGCTGAAGGCAAGGCTGAAGGCAAGGCTGAAGGCAAGGCTGAAGGCAAGGCTGACATCACCAGTGAGGCTGAGGACGAGGCTGAGGACGAGGCTGATATAACCAGCGAGGCTGAGGACGAGGCTGAAGGCAAGGCTGACATCACCAGCGAGGCTGAAGGCAAGGCTGACATCACCAGTGAGGCTGAGGACGAGGCTGAGGACAAGGCTGACATCACCAGCGAGGCTGAGgacgagggagaggatgaggctcagggagaggctgagggTGAGGCCGGGCCCTGTCTCAACCCCAGTG GTGGGAGCCGTGATgcggagcaggaagaggagcctGTGCCGGCCCCCCAGGccctcctgacctctgacctggacGTGGAGGACATGGTGTCTGAGCCAGGCTCTGCTGACCCGCTCCTCACAG GCCCTCAGGGGGGGCATGCTGGCTCTGACGGTGGAGCAGTAGAGCTTCCATCAGGCACACCAGAGGAGAGCCCTACTGTCGTGGCCCTCAAG GGTTCGAAGAGGCAGGCGATGTCGGGCGTGGTTGTCCGGGACCCCCTGGACAGCCAGGCTCCAGGCCCTGGGCTGGACAGCTCCTGTGGGGTCCAGGCCTGGAGGGCCTGGGTGGAGACCCAGCGCTCTGGAGGTGGGCACAGAAAAG AGAACCCTGTAGATCTGCAGGAGGATCTTTTGTCCTGCTCTCCGTCGGAGCTCAACCAAGGCCTGTCCCAGTTTGTCCAGGACGTGGTGAGCCCCAGAGGACCCTGCTTCCAGCCTCCCAGCGTCTTCTATCTGTGTCTGGGCATCCAGCAG TTCCTCCTTGAAAACAGCCGCATGGTCAACATCTTCACGGACCAGGTGTACAGCAGCTTTGCCAGGCAGCTGGATGGAGTCCTCAGTGGCTGGGTTCCTCTGCTCAACACAGACG gTGATCCTGTGTCTCGTGTTGTGGAGGAGCACCTGTGGGAGTGTAAGCAGCTGGGAGTGTACTCTCCCTTTGTGCTGCTCAACACGCTCATGTTCTTCAACACCAAGTTCTTCCACCTGCGCACCGTGGAGCAGCACCTGCAGCTGTCCTTCGACAACGTCGTCCGCCGGACCAAGAAGGGCCCCACCGCCAAGCTGGCCAGCGTGTGTTACCGCCCCCGCACACGCTACAAGAAACACACCAgcagag AGTACACCCTGGGTAAAAGGAAACGAGAAGACGAGGAGGaactggagcaggaggagaaccGCATGAACCCCCTCAGATGCCCCGTCAAGTTCTTTGAATTCTACCTCTCCAAATG CCCCAACGGCGTGCTCAGCAGTTCCACCTCCATCTACCTGCTTCCGGAGAGAACCTGCACCATCGACAGCGACCTGTGGTACTCCGAGACGCCCATGTCCAGGGGAATGCTCGGAGTCCTGCTCAACCGCATCCTGGCTGTGAGGGACATTTCTGGGGAGCCCTCGGGACAGCACAACACGGACTGA
- the LOC124468315 gene encoding zinc finger MYM-type protein 3-like isoform X3: MANDEDLCLDLLSTDAVVGDPLSMESGINLLSAQVAMVPLPVEPGTGLLSTHAGVNSLSTDAEMDQLSSHADLDPLSTEAGMGLLSLQAGVSILTAHADMDLLSSHSNMEPLTDLGAPASVGGLPETNSAGTGDYCMEREARGGPVLTQSERERLKTQDSLSILGDPDSLELSKAQVEEFYSHKHPEPSGPSTSFSEDKCQWFSEAMSDKVDPDRDRLQGSQEARVGAVRGKETGEALKQSDSVSQTSTLNTPCGTSQFENGTGKEHAFSELEMEVDGVRRVSSPDEPIVITDVRALPVSELYGQEDVNMASGGELPGEGSLSSQTFTTEPHTANEGHAGANDTTVIEDSPTLHKRPGVASQDSSNDAVQLVEDDAPGDVVEVSKDVTSDRPTGLRRSSRTVKPVLPSAPPAPARPLASQPPGSARMLPHKPPTEQSELSSFTCANCSESLKSGQTAYQRRGLPQLFCSSVCLSSFGRKPPRKNPCAHCRSDMTNNKNSTIAQIGQSFHEFCSGACLAQYEARAQETPPHDPAPLSRRCSVCSRAREIIHEVSTGNVVHHLCSNACFNTFRASKGLKTNCCDACGTYINMSACRPEYLLHDGVQRRFCNSSCVKLYKMKNTKVLSCQWCKTLGQKFEMLSNVDAGGNIQHFCSTCCITSYKVKTSVNAVPQYPCVFCKRSLREPAYFCKENKTVYAFCSPGCWIKFQSHNPDGVIHLNCQSCHDMFTWKPEVLEWQNSMYQFCSKDCSRAYKGLHGVITSCAQCKQEKVLHKKMMFSGVEKAFCSNACGVLYKQDVTRRLGAMSVDCSYCSQTCVPTVTDEQGDKKWAFCALDCKRKYLRLHLNMSFCHLCQRQGKLHENLLWKGDLKHFCNHQCLLYFCSQHNQPNPQGLSQGPKSPPAATRKSESQAPAKLRSTSRPESAAVSSLAPSPTSQKNKSSMCKPMVETIAITCKPETKTQSCQTDDYLLAPPLVLPIPVPVYVPLPLQMYCQSTPITLAWPLPLPVPVFLPSTLDQIMETIKELKLSLPYQPPGADVTAEGEAEAQGEAKGEADITSEAEDEADITSEAEDKAEGKAEGKAEGKAEGKAEGKAEGKADITSEAEDEAEDEADITSEAEDEAEGKADITSEAEGKADITSEAEDEAEDKADITSEAEDEGEDEAQGEAEGEAGPCLNPSGGSRDAEQEEEPVPAPQALLTSDLDVEDMVSEPGSADPLLTGPQGGHAGSDGGAVELPSGTPEESPTVVALKGSKRQAMSGVVVRDPLDSQAPGPGLDSSCGVQAWRAWVETQRSGGGHRKENPVDLQEDLLSCSPSELNQGLSQFVQDVVSPRGPCFQPPSVFYLCLGIQQFLLENSRMVNIFTDQVYSSFARQLDGVLSGWVPLLNTDGDPVSRVVEEHLWECKQLGVYSPFVLLNTLMFFNTKFFHLRTVEQHLQLSFDNVVRRTKKGPTAKLASVCYRPRTRYKKHTSREYTLGKRKREDEEELEQEENRMNPLRCPVKFFEFYLSKCPNGVLSSSTSIYLLPERTCTIDSDLWYSETPMSRGMLGVLLNRILAVRDISGEPSGQHNTD; this comes from the exons ATGGCAAATGACGAGGATTTATGCCTAGACCTGCTATCTACGGACGCAGTTGTTGGGGACCCTCTGTCTATGGAATCCGGGATTAATTTGCTGTCTGCACAGGTCGCTATGGTGCCTCTGCCTGTAGAACCTGGTACGGGCCTTCTCTCTACACACGCCGGGGTGAACTCCTTGTCTACCGACGCTGAGATGGACCAACTGTCCTCGCACGCGGACTTGGACCCTCTTTCTACTGAAGCGGGAATGGGCCTTTTATCGTTACAGGCAGGTGTTAGCATTCTGACCGCTCACGCCGATATGGACCTCCTGAGTTCGCATTCTAATATGGAACCTCTAACGGATCTGGGTGCACCCGCTAGTGTCGGTGGTCTGCCGGAGACTAACTCGGCGGGAACCGGGGACTATTGTATGGAGCGTGAGGCCCGTGGTGGGCCGGTCCTGACCCAgtcggagagggagaggctgaaaACGCAGGATAGCTTGAGCATCTTGGGAGATCCAGACTCCCTGGAGCTTTCCAAGGCGCAGGTGGAGGAGTTCTACAGCCACAAGCATCCAGAGCCTTCAGGTCCATCCACCAGCTTCAGTGAGGATAAGTGCCAGTGGTTTTCTGAGGCTATGTCAGACAAGGTAGACCCTGATAGAGATAGACTACAGGGGTCTCAGGAAGCCAGAGTCGGTGCTGTCCGTGGGAAAGAGACCGGCGAGGCGCTGAAGCAGAGCGATTCTGTTTCCCAAACTTCAACTTTAAACACGCCATGTGGAACGTCCCAGTTTGAAAacggcacagggaaggaacacGCTTTTTCAGAACTTGAAATGGAGGTGGACGGGGTCAGAAGAGTGTCCAGCCCAGACGAGCCCATCGTAATCACGGATGTGAGAGCCCTGCCGGTGAGCGAGCTGTACGGCCAGGAAGACGTGAACATGGCGAGCGGTGGGGAGCTACCAGGTGAGGGCAGCCTGTCCTCACAAACCTTCACCACCGAACCACACACAGCCAACG AGGGCCATGCTGGTGCTAATGACACAACAGTCATTGAAGATTCTCCAACCCTGCATAAGAGGCCTGGAGTGGCAAGCCAGGACTCGTCTAACGATG CAGTGCAGCTGGTGGAAGACGATGCTCCAGGGGACGTAGTGGAAGTCTCGAAGGACGTGACCTCCGACCGGCCCACTGGCCTCCGTCGTTCCTCCAGGACGGTGAAGCCCGTCCTGCCCagcgcccccccagcccccgcccGCCCCCTCGCCAGCCAGCCCCCCGGCTCCGCCCGAATGCTGCCACACAAGCCTCCGACAGAGCAGTCTGAGCTGTCTTCCTTCACCTGTGCCAACTGCTCCGAGTCTCTGAAGAGCGGCCAGACAGCCTACCAGCGGCGGGGTCTGCCCCAGCTCTTCTGCAGCTCTGTGTGCCTGTCCTCCTTTGGCAGGAAACCCCCTCGGAAAAACCCCTGTGCTCACTGTCGAAG CGATATGACGAATAACAAGAACTCCACGATAGCGCAGATCGGCCAGTCCTTCCATGAGTTCTGCAGTGGCGCGTGCCTGGCCCAGTACGAGGCGCGGGCGCAGGAGACGCCCCCCCACGACCCTGCGCCCCTCTCCAGGAGGTGCAGCGTGTGTAGCCGGGCCCGGGAG ATCATCCACGAGGTTAGCACCGGGAACGTGGTGCATCATCTGTGCAGCAACGCCTGTTTCAACACCTTCCGGGCGTCCAAGGGGCTGAAGACCAACTGCTGCGATGCCTGTGGCACCTACATCAACATGTCGGCCTGCAGACCAGAGTACCTGCTCCACGACGGCGTACAGAGGAGGTTCTGCAACTCCTCCTGTGTCAAGCTCTACAAGATG AAGAACACCAAGGTGTTGTCGTGCCAGTGGTGTAAGACTCTTGGTCAGAAGTTTGAAATGCTGTCGAACGTGGACGCCGGTGGGAATATCCAACACTTCTGTTCCACCTGCTGTATCACGTCATACAAAGTGAAAACGTCTGTCAACGCAG TTCCTCAGTATCCTTGCGTCTTCTGCAAAAGATCTCTCCGTGAACCTGCGTACTTCTGCAAGGAAAACAAGACAGTATACGCATTCTGCAGCCCGGGGTGTTGGATCAAATTTCAG AGCCACAATCCAGATGGTGTCATCCATTTAAACTGCCAATCCTGCCACGACATGTTCACATGGAAACCAGAAGTCTTAGAATGGCAG AACTCCATGTATCAGTTCTGCAGCAAAGACTGCAGTAGGGCCTACAAGGGCCTGCACGGGGTGATCACGTCATGTGCGCAGTGCAAGCAGGAGAAAGTCCTACACAAGAAGATGATGTTTTCAGGGGTGGAGAAGGCTTTCTGCAGTAACG CCTGCGGCGTGCTGTACAAACAGGACGTCACCAGACGTCTGGGAGCTATGTCTGTGGACTGCTCCTACTGCTCCCAGACCTGTGTCCCCACGGTCACAGACGAACAAGGGGACAAGAAGTGGGCCTTCTGTGCCCTGGACTGCAAGAGGAAATACCTCCGCCTACACCTGAAC ATGTCGTTCTGCCACTTGTGTCAACGCCAAGGGAAACTCCATGAGAATCTGCTGTGGAAGGGCGACCTTAAACACTTCTGCAACCACCAGTGCCTGCTCTACTTCTGCAGCCAGCACAACCAGCCCAACCCTCAAG GACTTTCCCAAGGGCCCAAGTCCCCCCCTGCTGCTACCAGGAAAAGTGAA TCGCAGGCTCCTGCAAAGCTGAGGTCTACGTCCAGGCCTGAATCTGCAGCTGTTTCTTCCCTCGCTCCTTCCCCCACGTCCCAGAAGAACAAGTCGTCCATGTGCAAGCCCATGGTGGAAACCATCGCCATCACCTGTAAACCTGAGACCAAGACCCAGAGCTGCCAGACAG ATGACTACCTGCTGGCTCCGCCCCTAGTGTTGCCCATCCCAGTGCCTGTGTATGTTCCCCTGCCTCTGCAGATGTACTGTCAGTCCACTCCCATCACCCTGGCCTGGCCCCTGCCC ctcccggtGCCTGTGTTCCTACCCAGCACGCTGGACCAGATCATGGAGACCATCAAGGAACTCAAGCTCAGCCTGCCCTACCAGCCGCCTGGGGCTGACGTCACCGCTGAGGGCGAGGCTGAGGCTCAGGGAGAGGCTAAGGGCGAGGCTGACATCACCAGCGAGGCTGAGGATGAGGCTGATATCACCAGCGAGGCTGAAGACAAGGCTGAAGGCAAGGCTGAAGGCAAGGCTGAAGGCAAGGCTGAAGGCAAGGCTGAAGGCAAGGCTGAAGGCAAGGCTGACATCACCAGTGAGGCTGAGGACGAGGCTGAGGACGAGGCTGATATAACCAGCGAGGCTGAGGACGAGGCTGAAGGCAAGGCTGACATCACCAGCGAGGCTGAAGGCAAGGCTGACATCACCAGTGAGGCTGAGGACGAGGCTGAGGACAAGGCTGACATCACCAGCGAGGCTGAGgacgagggagaggatgaggctcagggagaggctgagggTGAGGCCGGGCCCTGTCTCAACCCCAGTG GTGGGAGCCGTGATgcggagcaggaagaggagcctGTGCCGGCCCCCCAGGccctcctgacctctgacctggacGTGGAGGACATGGTGTCTGAGCCAGGCTCTGCTGACCCGCTCCTCACAG GCCCTCAGGGGGGGCATGCTGGCTCTGACGGTGGAGCAGTAGAGCTTCCATCAGGCACACCAGAGGAGAGCCCTACTGTCGTGGCCCTCAAG GGTTCGAAGAGGCAGGCGATGTCGGGCGTGGTTGTCCGGGACCCCCTGGACAGCCAGGCTCCAGGCCCTGGGCTGGACAGCTCCTGTGGGGTCCAGGCCTGGAGGGCCTGGGTGGAGACCCAGCGCTCTGGAGGTGGGCACAGAAAAG AGAACCCTGTAGATCTGCAGGAGGATCTTTTGTCCTGCTCTCCGTCGGAGCTCAACCAAGGCCTGTCCCAGTTTGTCCAGGACGTGGTGAGCCCCAGAGGACCCTGCTTCCAGCCTCCCAGCGTCTTCTATCTGTGTCTGGGCATCCAGCAG TTCCTCCTTGAAAACAGCCGCATGGTCAACATCTTCACGGACCAGGTGTACAGCAGCTTTGCCAGGCAGCTGGATGGAGTCCTCAGTGGCTGGGTTCCTCTGCTCAACACAGACG gTGATCCTGTGTCTCGTGTTGTGGAGGAGCACCTGTGGGAGTGTAAGCAGCTGGGAGTGTACTCTCCCTTTGTGCTGCTCAACACGCTCATGTTCTTCAACACCAAGTTCTTCCACCTGCGCACCGTGGAGCAGCACCTGCAGCTGTCCTTCGACAACGTCGTCCGCCGGACCAAGAAGGGCCCCACCGCCAAGCTGGCCAGCGTGTGTTACCGCCCCCGCACACGCTACAAGAAACACACCAgcagag AGTACACCCTGGGTAAAAGGAAACGAGAAGACGAGGAGGaactggagcaggaggagaaccGCATGAACCCCCTCAGATGCCCCGTCAAGTTCTTTGAATTCTACCTCTCCAAATG CCCCAACGGCGTGCTCAGCAGTTCCACCTCCATCTACCTGCTTCCGGAGAGAACCTGCACCATCGACAGCGACCTGTGGTACTCCGAGACGCCCATGTCCAGGGGAATGCTCGGAGTCCTGCTCAACCGCATCCTGGCTGTGAGGGACATTTCTGGGGAGCCCTCGGGACAGCACAACACGGACTGA